CTAAGAAACAAGTTACTGCTGATAAGTGCTCATAGATAAATAATGCCAGACACTCCCCAAATGAGATATGTCCTACTTGGCATCTAGGTAACCCGACAACCATGAAATTGTAATGTGGGGCgtatattttctttcaaataaaaaaattagtagaCGGCTAATGGATCAGAATCACCACGGGCATGTTTGGTTCGAGCTTTTGCTTTTCAGAAGTTTTTTaagagctttagcttttaattttgaacaatAAACCTCTATTATGCCAAAAGCTTTATTTGGATGCAACAAGCTTGaacttttatataaagaaaaaaactccaaaatgaaacgctaTTTAATTATCGCTTTGGGAACTTTTAGTTAGGATaaagcttttaatttttaaaattacaagGTACAACTTTAATTTGTTTGAAGCTTTTAATATCCACTTTTAATATCCACTTTTGTCAACATAACAAGAGGCTATGTTTTGCCATCATATCGATATATACGCTAGTTGGAATTCTCAAAAAAACGGTCGTCTGATTTAATCAAGCTTGGGTCAACCAATACATGAATACTTGTATCAAAAATGCTACCACTTTCCATAAAGAGGAATAAGTTGTGATagcattatatatattgtgaaaGCTAAGAAAAGTCAAAAGGTTACTGGTACTGAACCAAACCAACATggacataaaaagaaaaacaatgaaACTGATATCCAAAGTAATGCATAAACTGCTCAGATTCGAACCAAGTGATAAAACGCCCCAAGTACGAAACTAAACGGCATCTAAGCATCACGCCATTTCAAGCAACAAAAATTACCCGAGTACCTGTTAAACAAGTCAAGCAACGAAGATCATCAATTCATTATAGGGCCCTTTCAGCTATAAAGCAATACATATTACTGAATATTTCACAATGAGCTTTACCTGCATCAAACTGTGGTGCCCTTCATATGTTTACACATACCTACATAAAAGATTGTTATGATCAAAGCATGGTATATtatttagtcatatatataacaGAAACGATAACAGCATTCATGGTAACATAAGTTTGAATTACCTTTCACGAACTTGTCAAGATCAATTGAACCTTTTACCACATTGGTTTTCTTGCTTGACTTGCTTATCCAATCTTGAGTGCAAACTAAAGCTTCAACTTTTGAAGGAGACGAAGAACTTCGAAAATCATCTAACAGGTTACCACCACTAGTGCTATAAGCTGACTCGGGTGGAGTCACCAAAACTGGAATGGCCAAAACATCCTTGGCCATTTTAGAGAGAATCGGATATCTTGCACTGTTATACTTCCACCAAAGTAGTATGTCAAAGCCAGCAAAATCTTCAATGGAGTCCTCATTAAGGTAAATATCAATTTCTGTCTTGCAATCTACATTACCTCCAAAACCAACCTCGTGCTTCATGAAAAGTCCTAAATGACTTGTGTCTTCATACAGGTATTGCTTGTAACCACTGCTTTGAAAGTTTGCCTTTTGTTGCGAGCCTCCAGCCATACCTACATACTCATTGAACAACTCATAAATGGCAGCAATTACAAATTCCGCTTTCTTTTTCCACAACTTTTCCCCATCATCAGTGTATTCATGTTTGTACATGTTCATAAAATAATTCTCCATTAAGTCTGTTCTACTACGTGGATCAAGTATGTTAGCAACATATATTAACATGTTTGATTTTTCAACATCTCCCCAACATTCCATGAATTTCCATTTCATATTAAGTGCCTTATCCATATCACTTTCATTCCAACCACATGATTTTCCCCAATTATCCAAATGAAAATCAATAGTGGAGATTTCATCAAGAAACTTATTGGCTGTCACATAcgactttaatatattttcagttGAGCGATAAAAAGTCTCCAGGAACATTACAACCCTCCTTACTTTTTCCCAATCGCCATAACCAAGATCCCCACAATTGTGTAACAGCTCATGCGCATATGCAGGATCATTCTGCCCAAACTTCTGAAAAACTACCTCAAACTTTTCAGATACGTATAACATCTTGAAAGTAGAGGCCCAGCTAGTTGGAGAATCAAGAAACAAAGCAGTTTCAGATGACACCTTAAATTCTTTATCACAGTATTTGAACAAATCAAGACCGTATTCTCTAGCAGATTTCACGTATTCTCTAGCACATTGTCTGAACTTTGCAATCCTAGCCCGTGATTGTATCACAAAATTAATCATGGTACGTGCTTGCGTGATAGGTTTATCATGATCTTTTAAGAACTCTTTCACCATCATATTGGTAAAGTCAACAACACACTTCAGGTGAAGAAACTTACTATCAAACACAGTATTCGATAGTCTGCCCCTCAGATAAGCAATGGCAGCATCATATGAACTTCTGTTACAAGTGGAGATGGTCAAAACATTGTTGATTTCCCAATCAAGTAAACAGTTCTCAACCACCCTTCCTATCTCCCCTCCTTCATCACTAACAATTGGAGCAAAACCGATGATTTTCTTGTGTAACTTCCACTTGTCATCGATAAAATGAGCAGCAATGCACAAGTAATTCACCGATTAGTTTGACTTCCAAGTATCCAATGTTAAGCAAATCCTTTGCTTTGTTTTCTTGATAAGACTTTTCAACTTCAACTTCAACTTCTCTTCCAGGAAAAGTTTGGCACAATCTGTGGAGATCATTTCAGTAGATGGAATTTGAAAACCAGGAAATGCTGTTTCCATACATTCTTTAAATCTTTCTTGTTCAACAACAGAGAAAGGAAGCTCATcgattattatcatttttactAGAGCTTTTTGAGCATCCCCGTGTTCAAACTTCTTCGTTTGCACCCCTTTAGCCCGTGGTGCCATACTACCTGATTCACAAAGGACCAGAAATGtagtaaaaatgaaaagtaagAAGCCCGTTAAGTACTTATAATGTGATATAGCTCATAACAAGTCACCTTCAGAATTATATGCAGCTGTAAAATAACATCTACTTGAGTAATCTCCAAACAACGTAACTAAACACACCCGTACCAAATCCAAGTTATTGGAAACAAAATAACAAGAATAAGAGATACACGAATGAAACTACtccaacaaaaacaataaaaaaaatatatcaaaggAAAGCGTATAATTTTGAGATGTATTGCAGCATCTGCTCCTCTGAAGAATTATGATCTTTTGTTGCAGACACAAGTCCCTTTCTCAATTTACTTTGAGATGTATTGTGATATTTGCTCTGGGTGAAACTTGTAGCGATAAACAATTTGGTAATATTTGGCAAAACTGATGCCAGCTCGGGTATCTGGTCTTTAAGAGATAGAATATTCAGTTTTTCAGAAATTGAAGTTACTGAGGAGTTTGAAAATACAACTTTATCCTCCATTAAAATGTTCTTGGTTCTAGTTCTTAAAATCAAAAGAATCAATTTCAAAACGCACATCCAAACACTCCATAATAGCCCAAATGTGGTGCATTGATATTATACTTGTTGGCAAAATTTACACAAACCAGAAATGCAATTATTAAGAGCGCGCGTATTACAAAAATGTACGAAACTTTTAAAAGTAAAgtgatatatattaatatatacatacaattaatACTCTTGTCTCTTCGAAACAGAAGTCAAAGATTCTATCCTCATGACTTgcaaggccggaggtccttttccatcttagatagaacctggaagcagtctcttgACCTTGTTAGGCGTaaaactgtctacatctcaacctccacATGCGTTGTTGTGATATTGGGGACCAAAACCCGCGGAAAACAACATTAGGTGTTACTTTTTTTTCTATACAATTAATAGtctattaatttcatgtaaaatcAGACAGATAGTAGATTTGAAACAAAATtatgaaaatcaaaatcaaaacaagagtaacatatatataaataaaaggtcTTGGTCTCTTTTACTCAAAAGTCAAAGCAAACAGACAATTGATTAATCAATAAAGAAGCAAAGAAGCATGTACATAATACATTGTATACGATATTGGAAAAGTTTCTAGATATATACACacgatatatatacaaaaatgaaagaaaggaaaaatgaTATACCTATCGATTGTGATTAGTGCGAAAAGATCGACGGCCGGAAAACAGATGGTGATCACGGCCGGTTGCCAAGGgtggtttttttattattattattttttaagtctGAATATATAACCCTCTCATTCTGGGTTTTTCCCGCTCTTTCTGAGATATTTTTTATCTATATGTATAGATCTGTACTAtattataagcattttatttttggaaggGTTAAAATTATTTGGGAGGGttatatttaacgtgcataaaaaaaacttgtatcttccatattaaaagtccgccccctgattttcatggtaaatgtacaaacaatttatgcaccttaaacacagccctaagagCTGTATTTAGTAAACCCCAAATTATTTTTGGAAGGGTTAAAAATGAGGTAATATTTTTGGATTGGTATATGGTGTAGCCTAAGACTAAGAGGACTtgggttcaaatcctggtgtgagcaaaatgctcaTAAAAATGGAGACAGAGATTTTCCCAATATGGGTTTCCTCTGAAATTGGAGTTGGCAATATGAAGAGGCATGTCGCTGAGCCCAaatttgtcgttcaaaaaaaaaacattaacgaTTGAATTACATTATTAaacctttatcttttaaaatatctttattaacccttatatcaattacttttacatcaattatctgcATCATTCGACGCTTCATCTACAACCAACAGTCGCCCCCACTACCACATcgtcgccgtcacgaccactgctgcattgcgcgggtaacttgctagtattaattatataagtattgtcgggcactagttagcaaatccctaTTTATATGTGATATTTGTTGAGGTGGCATGATTGGATAGGGGTAAACACTTACATCTTAATCTCTCCTTACACCGTCAAGATATTGGAGCTAAAATTTGCGAAAAACGACATtgtacagtttcttatatttggAGGCaacatcaaattttaatcttaaccattagaTTTAATCAAATGGCTAAAATTGATCCAACTTTACATATAAAGTTGTAAACTGCATTTGTGATTCGATCGGTTGACCTGACTTATGTTCTCTTTCGTCAATGATAATCTTGGATTTGCCACTTATTAGTACATGTGTTTCgataaaatgtattataaaaagagTAGggataaattatttatgaacaATCAATGTATAATTATAGTCTATAAAGCTATGGTTGAAGAAGTTATAATCATCGTTGAAATTGTTTCTGCATTTCCAGAGTGTTTGGTAAAGTGTATGAGAAAATCACATGGAACAAAAATGTcactgaaaaataaaaatagtgaCAAAGAAAATTAATAAATGGAAATTAATATAACTACATAGTTGGtacaaacaaaacataaatataaaaaaaaatacaaaatttaattaagaattgaaactaatacatataacattatcaaaacaaaaatatatatttattccaTTCTCATCACCAGTGATGGATCAGAAAGTATGGggccaaaaaaaatttatctaaaGAAATAGGCAATcctagtttttttatttttaaaaactataacTATCAATTTACCAACTAAAAGTTAAGATAACAAATTCACAGTTATAAATTATACAAGATTCAAAAATATTCAGTCATACTGTTCTACGAGTAGCATTTAGTTCATTATtgaattcataatcataatctaACATAATAACGATCATAGTTTATGACTTAAAAGCATgtaaaaaccaaatatatatgaaaaacatCTATACGaactttgaaacttgaaatgttATGTTTCTTTCAATGAAAATATTACTGCATGACTTTTGTAAATTTAATAATGGGCTGAGGTCATTATTTTTGTTGGGCTAGGGTCAAAGTACAAAATGTACCAAATATTCATTGATGGGCTAGCTTGGACGGGGAGCTGTCTCCCCCACCTCTAACATGATGGATCCGTCAATGCTCATCacctctataaaaaaaaaaaaagagataatgaaaattattttcAGTACTTCATATTCAGCACCATTCTCATTCAACAGTATAATTAAGAGAAgtctttcttattattattattttttttcccttttcatattatcataccaaacaccctaAGGCTATTTCCAATGTTAGACGTTTTTAAGCTGTCACATCATATCAttacaaatccttatatgtccttataaatctttcatatcctataattttatctaacCATACAAACATTCTTACATATTCTTACAATCCTTTTAcctccaactaaaaacaaaaaatatatttggtaaggataagtaagggcatgcccttaagTAATGACATCGTTCataaatctttagttttggacaagcttcaacagcaaaaaatatttaagaacaCCTAAGATCATCTAAGAGCACcaccattggagatagcctactAACAATACATAATAGTACGAGTAGTAATTTGTAGTTTACAACTTGCATTTACGTTCATACGTTTCTTCTTTACTCATTTTAGGCCAAAACCTTTGCAAtgtgattttatatttattttcaatttatttttaagatttgattattttgatcaaaatacATAGTACAAtgatatacatttatataactgtttttaaatttaatcgTCAAACACAAGTAAAGCATTTCCCCAACCTGTGCCTATATCCATATGTTTCTCACCACATGATCTTCCCAATTATCTAAATGAAAATCgatagtgttttttttataaagaaactGATTAGATGTCTCATACGACTTTAATATAAATTCAATTGAGCAATAACAACCTCCAAAAATAGAATGTTACTTTTGATGATTTACATATGGAAGTGATTTTTACTCCAACCAACATGACCCACAACTAACTCTTTTATGATCTTTTAGCTCGCTTCATGCATTGATTTTACCAAACAAGTTACGTTTGCATCATCGATCAATAAATGACCTTGTTTATGCTTCATATGCTATTTAAGTTCT
The Erigeron canadensis isolate Cc75 chromosome 2, C_canadensis_v1, whole genome shotgun sequence DNA segment above includes these coding regions:
- the LOC122590322 gene encoding zinc finger BED domain-containing protein RICESLEEPER 1-like; this encodes MDKALNMKWKFMECWGDVEKSNMLIYVANILDPRSRTDLMENYFMNMYKHEYTDDGEKLWKKKAEFVIAAIYELFNEYVGMAGGSQQKANFQSSGYKQYLYEDTSHLGLFMKHEVGFGGNVDCKTEIDIYLNEDSIEDFAGFDILLWWKYNSARYPILSKMAKDVLAIPVLVTPPESAYSTSGGNLLDDFRSSSSPSKVEALVCTQDWISKSSKKTNVVKGSIDLDKFVKGMCKHMKGTTV